In Halorientalis sp. LT38, a genomic segment contains:
- a CDS encoding 50S ribosomal protein L15e: MTRSFYSHIKEAWENPDDGQLAELQWQRQQEWRDQGALERIERPTRLDKARSLGYKAKQGVVVVRASIRKGGARKQRFTAGRRSKRQGVTRVTRRKNLQRVAEERATRKYRNLRVLNSYAVGQDGRQKWFEVILLDPEHPAIENDDDLNWICEDDQRGRAYRGLTSAGQSNRGLDKKGKGTEHNRPSNHGGTGRAK, from the coding sequence ATGACACGAAGCTTCTACTCCCACATCAAGGAAGCGTGGGAGAACCCAGACGACGGACAGCTCGCGGAACTACAGTGGCAGCGCCAGCAGGAGTGGCGCGACCAGGGCGCGCTCGAGCGCATCGAGCGGCCGACCCGACTCGACAAGGCCCGCTCGCTCGGCTACAAGGCCAAGCAGGGCGTCGTGGTCGTCCGCGCCAGCATCCGCAAGGGTGGCGCGCGCAAGCAGCGGTTCACGGCCGGCCGGCGCTCGAAGCGCCAGGGCGTGACCCGCGTCACCCGCCGGAAGAACCTCCAGCGGGTCGCCGAGGAGCGCGCCACCCGGAAGTACCGGAACCTGCGCGTGCTCAACTCCTACGCCGTCGGCCAGGACGGCCGACAGAAGTGGTTCGAGGTCATCCTGCTCGACCCCGAACACCCGGCGATCGAGAACGACGACGACCTCAACTGGATCTGCGAGGACGACCAGCGCGGGCGGGCCTACCGCGGCCTGACCAGCGCGGGTCAGTCCAACCGCGGCCTCGACAAGAAGGGCAAGGGCACCGAGCACAACCGCCCGAGCAACCACGGCGGCACCGGCCGCGCGAAGTAA
- a CDS encoding cupin domain-containing protein, which produces MERVDFDAAETYEPDAGWRRVALAGSDDASLEWFEKPPGHSSPMHDHENGQVCLVLAGELTVHTEDDAATLEQYDSVYLEPWESHRVENTGEETAVGLDIFTPGRSFDFWTDREE; this is translated from the coding sequence ATGGAACGCGTGGACTTCGACGCGGCCGAGACGTACGAACCCGACGCGGGCTGGCGGCGCGTCGCCCTCGCCGGCAGCGACGACGCCAGCCTGGAGTGGTTCGAGAAACCGCCGGGGCACTCCTCGCCGATGCACGACCACGAGAACGGCCAGGTCTGTCTCGTCCTCGCCGGCGAACTCACAGTTCACACCGAGGACGACGCGGCGACCCTGGAACAGTACGACTCGGTGTATCTCGAACCCTGGGAGTCCCACCGCGTCGAGAACACGGGCGAGGAGACCGCGGTGGGCCTCGATATCTTCACGCCCGGGCGCTCCTTCGACTTCTGGACCGACCGCGAGGAGTGA
- a CDS encoding YybH family protein → MDTERAVREFVHDYAETFSDGDPEAIAAHFHEPALLVAERVHMLESRDAVADLFGAILDSLEERGYAYSEAEEVDVEVVADDRARVRVDWVRYTGDDAVLERLVTTHVFRRTGDGWKMIVLLPHD, encoded by the coding sequence ATGGATACCGAACGGGCGGTCCGCGAGTTCGTCCACGACTACGCCGAAACCTTCTCAGACGGCGACCCCGAAGCCATCGCCGCGCACTTCCACGAACCGGCGCTGCTGGTGGCGGAGAGGGTTCACATGCTCGAAAGCCGGGACGCCGTCGCGGACCTCTTCGGGGCCATCCTCGACTCGCTGGAAGAGCGGGGGTACGCGTATTCGGAGGCCGAGGAAGTCGACGTCGAGGTCGTCGCCGACGACAGGGCCCGCGTTCGGGTCGACTGGGTGCGGTACACGGGCGACGACGCGGTGCTCGAACGCCTGGTCACGACCCACGTCTTCCGGCGGACCGGGGATGGCTGGAAGATGATCGTACTCCTGCCACACGACTGA
- a CDS encoding PPOX class F420-dependent oxidoreductase, which yields MERISDQFVELFESTAHGVIATLNPDGSPQQSVVWVDHDGDRILVNTARGRRKVKNVERDPRVDVLVTDPDDPGRYVEVRGECVAITEEGADEHDDKLWRRYKDRGKPEGLHADLTRVILEIEPRRVVERSPD from the coding sequence ATGGAGCGAATCTCAGACCAGTTCGTCGAACTGTTCGAGAGTACCGCCCACGGCGTCATCGCGACGCTCAATCCCGACGGGTCCCCCCAGCAGTCGGTCGTGTGGGTGGACCACGACGGCGACCGCATCCTCGTAAACACCGCTCGGGGCCGCCGGAAGGTGAAGAACGTAGAGCGCGACCCACGGGTCGACGTGCTCGTGACCGACCCCGACGACCCCGGACGATACGTGGAGGTACGCGGGGAGTGCGTGGCGATCACCGAGGAGGGCGCAGACGAACACGACGACAAACTCTGGCGTCGGTACAAAGACCGCGGGAAACCGGAGGGTCTCCACGCGGATCTGACCCGGGTGATACTGGAGATCGAACCCCGACGAGTCGTAGAGCGCAGTCCGGACTGA
- a CDS encoding glutathione S-transferase family protein, whose amino-acid sequence MNQLVDGEWQTEAYESTNEEGEFERGTTTFRDRIQDDPDARFPAEAGRYHLYVSYACPWAHRTLLVRALKGLEDAITVDVVDPYRAEDGWQFTPEKEGCTPDSINGFDYLREAYVEADPEATGRVTVPVLWDKQEGTIVNNESAEILRMLDTEMGSVADRNVDLYPEGYREAVDRIIEEIYEPINNGVYRAGFAKSQSAYDDAVADLFDALDHWDEVLGEQRYLAGDRLTEADVCMFTTLVRFDEVYHTHFMCNKRHIHEYDNLWPYLRDLYQTPGIAETVDMDHIKEHYYTTHPDVTPSGIVAVGPDLDFDAEHDRDELPGAPPEDLLPLA is encoded by the coding sequence ATGAATCAACTCGTCGACGGCGAGTGGCAGACGGAAGCGTACGAATCCACCAACGAGGAGGGCGAGTTCGAGCGGGGCACCACGACCTTCCGGGACCGCATTCAGGACGATCCGGACGCGCGGTTCCCCGCCGAGGCCGGCCGCTATCACCTCTACGTCTCCTACGCGTGCCCGTGGGCCCACCGGACGCTGCTGGTGCGGGCGCTCAAGGGACTCGAAGACGCGATCACGGTGGACGTGGTCGACCCCTACCGCGCCGAGGACGGCTGGCAGTTCACGCCCGAAAAGGAGGGCTGCACCCCCGACTCGATCAACGGGTTCGACTACCTGCGGGAGGCCTACGTCGAGGCCGACCCGGAGGCCACGGGCCGCGTGACGGTGCCGGTTCTGTGGGACAAACAGGAAGGGACGATCGTCAACAACGAGTCCGCGGAGATCCTGCGGATGCTCGACACCGAGATGGGGTCGGTCGCGGACCGGAACGTGGACCTCTATCCGGAGGGCTACCGCGAGGCGGTCGACCGGATCATCGAGGAGATCTACGAACCGATCAACAACGGCGTCTACCGCGCCGGGTTCGCGAAGAGCCAGTCGGCCTACGACGACGCAGTCGCCGACCTGTTCGACGCACTCGATCACTGGGACGAGGTGCTCGGCGAGCAGCGCTACCTCGCCGGCGACCGCCTGACCGAGGCGGACGTCTGCATGTTCACGACTCTCGTCCGGTTCGACGAGGTCTACCACACCCACTTCATGTGCAACAAGCGGCACATCCACGAGTACGACAATCTCTGGCCGTATCTGCGCGACCTCTACCAGACGCCGGGCATCGCAGAGACCGTGGACATGGACCACATCAAGGAGCACTACTACACGACCCACCCGGACGTGACCCCCTCGGGAATCGTCGCCGTCGGTCCCGATCTGGACTTCGACGCCGAACACGACCGCGACGAGTTGCCGGGGGCGCCGCCCGAGGACCTGCTACCGCTGGCCTGA
- a CDS encoding DUF429 domain-containing protein, whose product MTEERRYLGVVETDGEWLAVAFAADGFDHADVFPEIGSVWARYEEIAESILVDVPIGLREAGDGPRPADAAARAVLGPRAEAVVDPPVREAARKRRYPAAARVMERKTGRELSRPAFERSDAIVALDDLLQEVSAARPVFVEADPEVCFRAFAGTTLEEDPDTAAGYAERMRALATFDRDAPPVVQEAAEATAGHAVSVRDVLDAVALGYTARPGPGSLRRLPADPPTDPTGLPLGTVYRAETPLEEA is encoded by the coding sequence ATGACCGAGGAGAGGCGGTACCTCGGTGTCGTCGAGACCGACGGCGAGTGGCTGGCGGTCGCCTTCGCCGCGGACGGGTTCGACCACGCCGACGTGTTCCCGGAGATCGGCAGCGTCTGGGCGCGCTACGAGGAGATCGCCGAGTCGATCCTGGTCGACGTCCCGATCGGCCTCCGCGAGGCGGGTGACGGACCACGGCCGGCCGATGCCGCGGCCCGTGCGGTCCTCGGGCCGCGGGCCGAGGCCGTCGTCGACCCGCCGGTCCGGGAGGCGGCGCGGAAACGGCGCTATCCGGCGGCCGCACGGGTCATGGAACGCAAGACCGGGCGCGAACTCTCGCGGCCGGCCTTCGAGCGAAGCGACGCGATCGTCGCGCTCGACGACCTCCTGCAGGAGGTGTCGGCGGCCCGACCGGTGTTCGTGGAGGCGGACCCGGAGGTCTGTTTCCGGGCTTTCGCCGGGACGACATTGGAAGAAGATCCAGACACCGCCGCGGGCTACGCCGAACGGATGCGTGCGCTGGCGACGTTCGACCGGGACGCGCCGCCGGTCGTGCAGGAAGCCGCCGAGGCCACTGCGGGCCACGCCGTCAGCGTCCGCGACGTGCTCGACGCGGTGGCGCTGGGGTACACCGCCCGTCCCGGCCCCGGTTCGCTCCGGCGGCTCCCGGCGGACCCCCCGACGGACCCGACGGGGCTCCCGCTGGGGACGGTCTACCGGGCGGAGACGCCGCTCGAGGAGGCGTAA
- a CDS encoding 50S ribosomal protein L16, giving the protein MSDKPASMYREIDKPSYTRREYITGIPGSKVAQHKMGDKQANAEDYPVQISLSVEEEVQIRHGSLEASRLSANRYLIQELGEKNYKMVLRKFPHQVIRENKQATGAGADRVSDGMRQSFGKIVGTAARIQKGERLFTAYCDVDQAEEVKEAFRRAYNKISPPCRITVERGEELLIA; this is encoded by the coding sequence ATGTCGGACAAGCCTGCCTCGATGTACCGGGAAATCGACAAGCCGTCGTACACCCGCCGCGAGTACATCACCGGCATTCCCGGTTCGAAAGTCGCACAGCACAAGATGGGAGACAAACAGGCAAACGCCGAGGACTACCCCGTCCAGATCAGCCTCAGCGTGGAGGAAGAGGTCCAGATCCGCCACGGCTCGCTCGAGGCCTCCCGCCTGTCGGCCAACCGCTACCTGATCCAGGAGCTCGGCGAGAAGAACTACAAGATGGTCCTGCGGAAGTTCCCCCACCAGGTCATCCGGGAGAACAAGCAGGCGACCGGTGCAGGTGCGGACCGTGTCTCCGACGGGATGCGCCAGTCCTTCGGGAAGATCGTCGGCACCGCCGCCCGCATCCAGAAGGGCGAGCGCCTCTTCACGGCCTACTGCGACGTCGACCAGGCCGAGGAAGTCAAGGAGGCCTTCCGCCGCGCGTACAACAAGATCTCGCCGCCGTGCCGCATCACGGTCGAACGCGGCGAGGAACTGCTGATCGCCTGA
- a CDS encoding aldo/keto reductase, whose protein sequence is MIENRSDTFDVGGELTVHRLGFGAMRLCGEGIVGPPADEGRARAVVQRAVELGVDFVDTADSYGPGVSERLIREAGVTEDVAVATKAGLLRNRDGDWLPHGDPDYIRNQVLVSLDRLGVDEIDLYQFHRPDPDTPFEESVEAFAELKDEGLVRHVGLSNVDVEQLETARDVVDVATVQNEYNPGDREGDRGSARVLDACEEYGIGFIPWFPLGGGELDEKADVIADVAEERDATPEQVTLAWHLQHSPVTLPIPGTSSVEHLEENVAATEIRLTDEELARIGE, encoded by the coding sequence ATGATCGAGAACCGCAGCGACACCTTCGACGTCGGCGGCGAACTGACCGTCCACCGGCTCGGATTCGGGGCGATGCGCCTCTGCGGTGAGGGGATCGTCGGCCCGCCCGCAGACGAGGGGCGGGCCCGCGCGGTCGTCCAGCGCGCGGTCGAACTCGGCGTCGACTTCGTCGACACGGCCGACTCCTACGGGCCGGGCGTCAGCGAGCGGCTCATCCGCGAGGCCGGCGTGACCGAGGACGTCGCGGTCGCGACGAAGGCCGGCCTCCTGCGCAACCGCGACGGCGACTGGCTCCCCCACGGCGACCCGGACTATATTCGCAACCAGGTGCTCGTGAGTCTGGATCGACTGGGCGTCGACGAGATCGACCTCTACCAGTTCCACCGGCCCGACCCGGACACGCCCTTCGAGGAGTCGGTCGAAGCCTTCGCCGAACTGAAAGACGAGGGGCTGGTCCGCCACGTCGGCCTGAGCAACGTCGACGTCGAGCAACTGGAGACCGCCCGCGACGTGGTGGACGTGGCGACCGTCCAGAACGAGTACAACCCCGGCGACAGGGAGGGCGATAGGGGCTCGGCGAGAGTGCTGGACGCCTGCGAGGAGTACGGCATCGGCTTCATCCCGTGGTTCCCGCTCGGCGGCGGCGAACTCGACGAGAAGGCGGACGTGATCGCGGACGTCGCGGAAGAGCGCGACGCCACCCCCGAGCAGGTCACGCTGGCCTGGCACCTGCAGCACTCGCCGGTGACTCTGCCGATCCCGGGGACCTCGAGCGTCGAGCACCTCGAGGAGAACGTCGCTGCCACCGAGATCAGGTTGACCGACGAGGAACTCGCCCGGATCGGCGAGTGA
- a CDS encoding DsrE family protein yields MRTVVHLVSGDEGEQETGLAIARNLLDDESGSIDDVAIVVQAGGVQSIVADGENAETVRALLDDDVAVSACSNTLEMMDMDESDLVEGVETVPEGAVEVTRLQDEGYAYLRP; encoded by the coding sequence ATGCGAACAGTGGTCCACCTAGTCTCCGGCGACGAGGGCGAACAGGAGACCGGCCTCGCGATCGCTCGCAACCTCCTCGACGACGAGTCGGGTAGCATCGACGACGTCGCCATCGTCGTCCAGGCCGGTGGGGTGCAGTCGATCGTGGCCGACGGCGAGAACGCCGAGACGGTACGGGCGCTGCTCGACGACGACGTCGCGGTCAGCGCCTGCTCGAACACGCTCGAGATGATGGACATGGACGAATCGGACCTCGTCGAGGGCGTCGAGACCGTCCCCGAGGGCGCCGTCGAGGTGACTCGCCTTCAGGACGAGGGCTACGCCTACCTGCGACCATAA
- a CDS encoding Eco57I restriction-modification methylase domain-containing protein, which produces MSEQPTEALDARVAAVADAAGDRSRPDWLATATDAAAVRQRLANLAETIATDDVADGYQRSLSAERRRADGHFVTDPVVATALCRWAIRPRPDDRPPRVLDPAVGSGAFPVAATRRLAALHPELSPADRLRRVVGVDTDPVALSLSAHRLLDATDAGPDARCRLYETDFFAVEPDADRSVAVTDEGVVAGRFDAVVANPPYVRQEDADVDRLRAHLASFGPDGDRPYRDGDRALSRRSDAYVYFVTHATRFLRDGGRLAVVVPNKWLTTRYGATFQRFIFDHYRLAAVVGFGAPVFDDAVVDAVLLLAERCADPDRRRASPARFVRLDEQVSVSRLLDLIEGADATARDDGLTSHRTDDARRVTVRQERLADRESAKLAPYLDAPAPIIRLLANDSLVPLGERCTVHRGIMTGANDFFFLDADGRAAAIDDRFLAPAIKSIRDVDGRVVTAADTDRYLLDVHDYVVEVLEERDSDDPAHAVRAALERDGYDALADYVAWGERRGFHERTSCAARRVWFDLGDRSAPDVFVPKFFDERVPVIANPDGLLASNAVDCLRVDDPPQDRSIGSGELERATLGVLNATVTAAILECWGRSEGGGALQVMTYELETLPIPDPLAFDADTRSEVVAATDDLLAGESAAHDRLDRLVLAAIDSGLGVDACRRLRTEMVERRVESDQCGAAPLVREDSGQR; this is translated from the coding sequence ATGTCCGAGCAGCCGACCGAGGCGCTCGACGCGCGGGTCGCGGCCGTCGCCGACGCCGCGGGCGACCGGTCCCGGCCCGACTGGCTCGCGACGGCCACCGACGCCGCGGCGGTTCGCCAGCGACTCGCGAACCTCGCCGAGACGATTGCTACAGACGACGTGGCCGACGGCTACCAGCGCTCGCTCTCCGCCGAGCGCCGCCGCGCCGACGGCCACTTCGTCACCGATCCGGTCGTCGCGACGGCGCTCTGTCGCTGGGCGATCCGGCCGCGGCCGGACGACCGTCCGCCGCGCGTCCTCGACCCGGCGGTCGGGAGCGGCGCCTTCCCCGTCGCCGCTACGCGCCGACTCGCCGCCCTCCACCCGGAGCTGTCGCCGGCCGACCGGCTCCGGCGGGTCGTCGGCGTCGACACCGACCCGGTCGCGCTCTCGCTGTCCGCCCACCGCCTGCTCGACGCGACCGACGCGGGCCCGGACGCCCGCTGTCGCCTCTACGAGACGGACTTCTTCGCCGTCGAGCCCGACGCCGACCGCTCGGTCGCGGTGACCGACGAGGGCGTGGTCGCCGGCCGCTTCGACGCCGTCGTCGCCAATCCGCCCTACGTCCGCCAGGAGGACGCCGACGTCGACCGCCTCCGGGCGCACCTCGCTTCGTTCGGCCCCGACGGCGACCGCCCCTACCGCGACGGCGACCGCGCGCTGAGCCGGCGCAGCGACGCCTACGTCTACTTCGTGACCCACGCCACCCGCTTCCTCCGCGACGGGGGCCGCCTGGCCGTCGTCGTCCCGAACAAGTGGCTCACCACGCGATACGGGGCCACCTTCCAGCGGTTCATCTTCGACCACTACCGGCTCGCCGCCGTCGTCGGCTTCGGCGCACCGGTGTTCGACGACGCCGTCGTCGACGCCGTCCTCCTCCTGGCCGAGCGATGCGCCGACCCCGACCGCCGCCGAGCCAGCCCTGCTCGGTTCGTCCGCCTCGACGAGCAGGTCTCGGTCTCCCGCCTGCTCGACCTGATCGAGGGCGCGGACGCGACGGCCCGCGACGACGGCCTGACCAGCCACAGGACCGACGACGCCCGTCGCGTCACCGTCCGACAGGAGCGACTCGCCGACCGCGAGTCCGCGAAACTCGCCCCCTATCTGGACGCCCCGGCACCGATCATCCGCCTGCTCGCCAACGACTCGCTCGTCCCGCTGGGCGAGCGCTGCACCGTCCACCGCGGGATCATGACCGGCGCGAACGACTTCTTCTTCCTCGACGCCGACGGCCGCGCCGCGGCCATCGACGACCGCTTTCTCGCCCCGGCCATCAAGAGCATCCGCGACGTCGACGGCCGGGTCGTCACCGCCGCCGACACCGACCGGTACCTGCTTGACGTCCACGACTACGTGGTCGAGGTGCTGGAAGAGCGCGACTCCGACGATCCGGCCCATGCCGTCCGGGCGGCGCTCGAACGGGACGGATACGACGCCCTCGCCGACTACGTGGCGTGGGGCGAGCGCCGGGGATTCCACGAACGAACGTCCTGTGCGGCCCGGCGCGTCTGGTTCGACCTCGGCGACCGCTCGGCGCCCGACGTGTTCGTCCCGAAGTTCTTCGACGAGCGAGTGCCGGTGATCGCCAACCCCGACGGCCTGCTGGCGAGCAACGCCGTCGACTGCCTCCGCGTCGACGACCCGCCCCAGGACCGCTCGATTGGCTCCGGCGAACTGGAGCGGGCGACGCTGGGCGTGCTCAACGCGACCGTCACCGCCGCGATTCTGGAGTGCTGGGGCCGCAGCGAGGGCGGCGGCGCCCTCCAGGTGATGACCTACGAACTGGAGACGCTCCCGATCCCCGACCCGCTGGCGTTCGACGCCGACACCCGCAGCGAGGTCGTCGCCGCGACGGACGATCTGCTGGCGGGCGAGTCCGCCGCGCACGACCGCCTGGACCGACTGGTTCTGGCGGCCATCGATTCGGGCCTCGGGGTCGATGCGTGTCGACGCCTCAGAACGGAGATGGTCGAGCGCCGCGTCGAGTCGGACCAATGTGGCGCCGCCCCGCTGGTCCGCGAGGACTCAGGCCAGCGGTAG
- a CDS encoding cold-shock protein translates to MANGTVDFFNDTGGYGFIDTEDADEDVFFHMEDVGGPDLEEGQEVEFDIEQADKGPRATNVTRL, encoded by the coding sequence ATGGCAAACGGTACGGTTGATTTCTTCAACGACACAGGCGGTTACGGTTTCATCGACACAGAGGACGCGGACGAGGACGTATTCTTCCACATGGAAGACGTCGGCGGCCCGGACCTCGAAGAGGGACAGGAAGTCGAATTCGACATCGAGCAGGCCGACAAGGGTCCGCGGGCGACCAACGTCACCCGCCTGTAA
- a CDS encoding DUF6789 family protein translates to MNRALVEFGALCALAVLLVGFVAVARRAGGPRADGGYRQRSSLLDPSVLRAGVVRWTTTTDHRDVGLLYIAFGTLAALWGGVDAMMMRTELLTPAADVWSEATYNALFTTHGITMLFFFVTPVFFGIGNYFLPLLIGADDMAFPRVNAIGFWLLPPALLITRAGLPSQVAAQVLGALVEGPLVDFFAALEEPGIGWTLYTPLSTVTANPQIDLVLLGLHLSGIATTVGAINFVVTVFYERGPDTDWATLDIFSWTMLTTSGIVLFAFPLLGSALLMLLADRNLGTTFFTVGGGDPILWQHLFWFFGHPEVYILFLPATGLMSLILPKMVGRALFGFRYIVYSTLAIGVLSFGVWAHHMFTTSMNPRLSASFMAVSVAIAVPSAIKVFNWITTIWDGRLRMAAPGLLCIGSIGTFVVGGVTGVFLAAVPVDIFYHGTYYIVGHFHLITVGIIPMMMIAASYYWYPLITRRWYDRRLARFQVGLLVVGSVVTFGILLALGFQSLPRRYANYPAAFAPLQQVATVGSYVIGLSAILWLYNMIWSYWNGDPIDDADVWDLKETGQFTAEWQWLEGRLEREYNVTPTEPESVRPASTTDPERGSPHVLADPRGLVRSVLDDTLYGAIGGLLGTLAMSGVLFTAAFIGVFDVAAFAELAGLVGLRESALAGYLLFIVGGVTTWAILFRAIAEFLPGQVLVVSGLSYATIMSTGFMIAFYTGQSGLELVGYLGFVLVAHWLYGLGLAGTIRYAEYRRTVGE, encoded by the coding sequence ATGAATCGGGCGCTCGTCGAGTTCGGCGCGCTCTGTGCGCTCGCCGTCCTCCTCGTCGGGTTCGTCGCCGTCGCCCGTCGGGCCGGCGGCCCCCGCGCCGACGGTGGGTACCGCCAGCGCAGCTCGCTGCTCGACCCGTCCGTCCTCCGGGCGGGCGTCGTCAGGTGGACGACCACCACCGACCACAGGGACGTCGGCCTGCTCTACATCGCCTTCGGCACGCTGGCCGCGCTGTGGGGCGGCGTCGACGCGATGATGATGCGGACGGAGCTGCTCACCCCCGCCGCCGACGTCTGGTCGGAGGCGACCTACAACGCCCTCTTTACCACGCACGGGATCACGATGCTGTTTTTCTTCGTCACGCCGGTCTTCTTCGGCATCGGGAACTACTTCCTCCCGCTCTTGATCGGCGCCGACGACATGGCCTTCCCCCGGGTCAACGCGATCGGGTTCTGGCTCCTCCCGCCGGCGCTCCTGATCACCCGGGCCGGCCTCCCCTCGCAGGTCGCCGCACAGGTGCTGGGCGCACTGGTCGAAGGGCCACTGGTCGACTTTTTCGCCGCGCTGGAGGAGCCAGGGATCGGCTGGACCCTCTACACGCCCCTCTCGACCGTGACGGCGAACCCCCAGATCGACCTGGTCCTGCTGGGCCTGCACCTCTCGGGCATCGCGACCACCGTCGGCGCGATCAACTTCGTCGTGACCGTCTTCTACGAGCGCGGGCCGGACACCGACTGGGCAACCCTCGACATCTTCTCCTGGACCATGCTCACGACCAGCGGGATCGTCCTCTTCGCCTTCCCCTTGCTCGGCAGCGCCCTGCTCATGCTGCTGGCAGACCGCAACCTCGGGACCACCTTCTTCACCGTCGGCGGCGGCGACCCGATCCTCTGGCAACACCTGTTCTGGTTCTTCGGCCATCCCGAGGTGTACATCCTCTTTCTGCCCGCTACCGGCCTGATGAGCTTGATCCTCCCCAAGATGGTCGGTCGCGCGCTCTTTGGCTTTCGCTACATCGTCTACTCCACCCTGGCGATCGGCGTCCTCTCCTTCGGCGTCTGGGCCCACCACATGTTCACGACGAGCATGAATCCGCGACTCTCCGCCTCCTTCATGGCCGTCTCCGTCGCCATCGCCGTCCCCTCGGCGATCAAGGTGTTCAACTGGATCACGACCATCTGGGACGGCCGCCTCCGCATGGCCGCGCCCGGCCTGCTCTGTATCGGTTCCATCGGCACCTTCGTCGTCGGAGGCGTCACCGGCGTCTTCCTGGCCGCCGTCCCAGTCGACATCTTCTACCACGGCACCTACTACATCGTCGGTCACTTCCACCTCATCACCGTCGGCATCATCCCGATGATGATGATCGCGGCCTCCTACTACTGGTACCCGCTCATCACCCGCCGGTGGTACGACCGCCGGCTGGCGCGCTTCCAGGTCGGCCTCCTCGTGGTCGGGTCGGTCGTCACCTTCGGCATCCTGCTGGCCCTTGGCTTCCAGTCGCTCCCCCGCCGGTACGCCAACTACCCGGCCGCCTTCGCGCCGCTCCAGCAGGTCGCGACCGTCGGCTCGTACGTGATCGGCCTCTCGGCGATCCTCTGGCTCTACAACATGATCTGGTCGTACTGGAACGGCGACCCGATCGACGACGCCGACGTCTGGGACCTCAAGGAGACCGGCCAGTTCACCGCGGAGTGGCAGTGGCTCGAAGGCCGCCTCGAACGCGAGTACAACGTCACCCCGACCGAACCCGAGTCGGTCCGCCCCGCCTCCACCACCGATCCCGAGCGCGGGAGTCCGCACGTCCTGGCCGACCCCCGCGGCCTCGTCCGATCGGTGCTCGACGACACGCTCTACGGGGCGATCGGCGGCCTGCTGGGCACGCTCGCAATGTCTGGCGTGCTGTTCACCGCGGCCTTCATCGGCGTCTTCGACGTGGCGGCGTTCGCCGAACTCGCCGGGCTGGTCGGCCTGCGCGAGAGTGCACTCGCCGGCTACCTGCTCTTCATCGTCGGCGGCGTCACGACCTGGGCCATCCTCTTCCGGGCCATCGCGGAGTTCCTCCCCGGCCAGGTGCTCGTCGTCTCCGGGCTCTCCTACGCGACGATCATGTCCACCGGGTTCATGATCGCCTTCTACACCGGTCAGTCCGGGCTGGAACTCGTCGGCTACCTCGGGTTCGTCCTCGTGGCGCACTGGCTCTACGGCCTCGGGCTGGCGGGGACGATCCGCTACGCCGAATACCGCCGGACGGTGGGTGAGTGA
- the coxB gene encoding cytochrome c oxidase subunit II, giving the protein MGSPAVRRTAFALASLLALALLCATPAAAQSVNRNLIRELNTQLLYVALPLAVFVEVILLYAVIRFRNNPDPRPTIDSPNLEITWTAATGIILLFVGVSAYVVLGTPYLSPGAGAQSIDAADGSAAEGDAVVVRGLAYRYDWEFEYPASNVTTRGLLVLPAERDAVLRLSSADVIHSLYVPDLGVKQDAFPGQYTRIRTRPTQTGTYRGYCTELCGVGHSRMRADVVVLSQSAYEDWLASHEGESNVTAAPEPRN; this is encoded by the coding sequence ATGGGGTCCCCTGCAGTCAGGCGCACCGCGTTCGCCCTCGCGAGTCTGCTGGCGCTCGCGCTGCTCTGTGCGACGCCAGCGGCCGCCCAGTCGGTCAACCGGAACCTGATCCGGGAGCTGAACACGCAGTTGCTGTACGTCGCGCTGCCGCTCGCGGTGTTCGTCGAGGTGATCCTCCTCTACGCCGTGATCCGGTTCCGGAACAATCCGGACCCCCGGCCGACGATCGACTCGCCGAACCTGGAGATCACCTGGACGGCCGCGACGGGGATCATCCTGCTGTTCGTCGGCGTCTCCGCGTACGTCGTCCTCGGGACGCCCTATCTCTCACCGGGCGCGGGCGCGCAGTCGATCGACGCCGCGGACGGGTCCGCGGCCGAGGGGGACGCCGTCGTCGTCCGCGGCCTGGCCTACCGGTACGACTGGGAGTTCGAGTATCCGGCGTCGAACGTGACGACGCGCGGCCTCCTCGTACTCCCGGCCGAGCGGGACGCGGTCCTCAGGCTCTCCTCGGCGGACGTGATTCACTCCCTGTACGTCCCCGACCTCGGGGTCAAGCAGGACGCCTTCCCCGGCCAGTACACGAGGATCCGGACGCGACCGACACAGACGGGGACCTACCGGGGCTACTGTACGGAGCTCTGCGGCGTGGGCCACTCGCGGATGCGCGCGGACGTGGTCGTCCTCTCGCAGTCGGCCTACGAGGACTGGCTCGCGAGCCACGAGGGCGAATCCAACGTGACGGCGGCCCCCGAGCCGAGGAACTGA